The Brasilonema sennae CENA114 genome includes a region encoding these proteins:
- a CDS encoding CTB family bacteriocin → MSQLFINLSAEEQEVVAGGQSLDALTKDLSQFNALAAIRQVGTAAGPGGAATASQTAFQQLASLGISELKVTI, encoded by the coding sequence ATGTCTCAACTATTCATCAATTTGTCCGCTGAAGAGCAAGAAGTTGTCGCTGGTGGTCAAAGTCTGGATGCCTTGACTAAAGATCTCAGCCAATTTAATGCCTTAGCTGCAATTAGACAAGTAGGAACTGCTGCAGGTCCTGGTGGTGCTGCAACAGCGTCTCAGACAGCCTTCCAACAACTTGCTAGCCTTGGTATAAGTGAGCTGAAAGTAACGATCTAA
- a CDS encoding response regulator transcription factor, whose product MTQALIEQALLKILVVDDHESVLGGTIWVLNTKYPDAEIITAQTAETVLNVVNSLQPDLVVMDLSIPESLGMIARPDTGLQLLRNLMTNYPTLNLVVQSAHVKTLVRIRPEIDAHKGGFTIADKSLSSKEMLTRVDWALQGLTHTKDIKGTFVGLEVKREWLQVLRLAFEEGLQDKAIAERLCVSERMVRHYWSKLQDALGVYPEEGKNIRIQTEMRAREEGFID is encoded by the coding sequence ATGACTCAAGCTTTAATAGAGCAAGCATTATTAAAAATTCTTGTGGTTGATGACCATGAATCTGTTTTGGGGGGAACAATCTGGGTACTTAACACTAAGTACCCAGATGCTGAAATTATCACTGCTCAAACTGCTGAAACTGTTCTAAATGTAGTGAATAGCTTGCAGCCTGATCTTGTTGTCATGGATCTTTCTATTCCAGAAAGCCTAGGGATGATAGCACGACCTGATACAGGTCTTCAACTGTTAAGAAATTTGATGACAAACTATCCTACCCTGAATCTGGTTGTTCAAAGCGCTCACGTCAAAACCCTCGTGCGGATAAGACCTGAAATTGATGCTCATAAAGGAGGCTTTACAATTGCTGATAAAAGTCTTTCTAGCAAGGAAATGTTGACTAGAGTTGATTGGGCATTACAGGGATTAACTCATACCAAAGATATTAAAGGAACATTCGTAGGACTAGAAGTTAAACGAGAGTGGCTGCAAGTGCTGAGGTTAGCATTTGAAGAAGGATTACAAGATAAGGCGATCGCTGAACGCCTGTGTGTTTCAGAACGGATGGTACGTCACTACTGGAGTAAACTGCAAGACGCTTTAGGCGTTTATCCTGAAGAAGGAAAAAATATCCGAATTCAGACTGAAATGCGAGCCAGAGAAGAAGGATTCATTGATTGA
- a CDS encoding peptidase domain-containing ABC transporter: MKYQFIRQHSEEDCGAACLASIAKHYGRTFTVNHIREAVGTGQLGTTLLGLRRGAETLGFNARPVKTSPELLDRIKEAPLPAIIHWKGNHWVVLYGKKGRKCVVADPAVGIRYLSKQDLAENWTDWLMLLLEPDPIRFFAQENDQVGGFWRFFKRVWTFRSILAQAFPLNLILGLLSLASPFLLQILTDDVLVRGDTKLLTTVAICVVVMHFISSSLSYVQSHLIAHFAQRLQLGLVLEFGRSILHLPLSYYESRRSGEIVSRLRDIDQINQLVAQIVVGLPSQFFIALVSFAFMLFYSWKLTLVAVLFAVVMSISTIIFQPTLQQKTRELLVTEAETQGVLVETFKGALTLKTTTATPQFWDEFQSRFGRLASLTLRTIQISIINHTFSSLVSAIGSVVLLWCGGNLVINPAENLSIGQLFAFNSMNGNFLGFIGSLISFVDEFTRAKTATQRLTEVIDTTPENKGDGKRPFANLPGDADIVCTDVNFHYAGRLDLLQDFSLTIPGGKVIALIGKSGCGKSSLAKVIAGLYPLESGNIRIGIYNLNDLSLDCLRQQVILVPQDAHFWSRSIVENFRLGTPYVTFEQIVRACEIAHADDFISRLPDKYQTILGEFGANISGGQRQRLAIARAIVTDPPILILDESTSGLDPVSEAQVLDRLFEHRRGKTTILITHRPKIVNRADWIVLLDQGKLKLQGSLEELHSKSGDHMDFLIP, translated from the coding sequence ATGAAATACCAGTTTATTCGACAGCATAGTGAGGAAGACTGCGGTGCAGCTTGTTTAGCTTCAATAGCCAAACATTATGGACGTACTTTTACTGTAAATCATATCCGTGAAGCCGTAGGTACTGGACAATTAGGTACAACTTTATTGGGGCTGAGGCGAGGTGCAGAAACACTTGGGTTTAATGCTCGTCCAGTCAAAACTTCTCCAGAATTGTTAGATCGGATAAAAGAAGCACCCCTTCCAGCAATTATTCACTGGAAGGGAAATCATTGGGTTGTACTATATGGTAAGAAAGGCAGAAAATGTGTTGTCGCTGATCCTGCTGTAGGTATCCGTTATCTCTCTAAACAAGATTTAGCAGAGAATTGGACAGATTGGTTGATGCTGTTATTGGAACCAGATCCAATACGCTTTTTTGCTCAAGAAAATGATCAAGTTGGTGGGTTTTGGCGTTTTTTTAAGCGCGTTTGGACTTTTCGCTCAATTCTGGCGCAAGCGTTCCCCTTAAACCTCATCTTGGGACTACTCTCTTTAGCTTCGCCTTTTCTGCTGCAAATTCTTACTGATGATGTACTGGTTCGCGGTGACACCAAGCTGCTCACAACTGTAGCAATTTGTGTGGTTGTGATGCATTTTATTTCCAGCAGCCTTTCTTATGTCCAGTCTCATTTAATCGCTCACTTTGCCCAACGTTTGCAATTAGGGTTAGTTCTGGAATTTGGAAGATCTATTCTGCACTTACCTCTTTCTTATTATGAATCTCGTCGCAGTGGAGAAATCGTTAGCCGTCTGCGGGATATTGACCAGATTAATCAGTTAGTTGCTCAAATCGTTGTTGGTTTACCCAGCCAATTTTTTATTGCGCTGGTTTCTTTTGCTTTCATGCTTTTTTATAGCTGGAAACTGACATTGGTGGCTGTGTTGTTTGCTGTAGTCATGTCAATCTCTACAATCATATTCCAGCCGACTTTGCAGCAAAAAACTCGTGAACTTTTAGTCACAGAAGCAGAAACACAAGGCGTTTTAGTAGAAACTTTTAAAGGCGCACTGACCCTCAAAACGACGACAGCAACACCGCAATTTTGGGATGAGTTCCAAAGTAGATTTGGTCGTCTTGCTAGCTTGACATTACGCACAATTCAGATAAGCATTATCAATCATACCTTTTCTAGCTTAGTTTCTGCTATTGGCAGTGTTGTCTTGCTCTGGTGCGGTGGAAATTTAGTAATTAACCCAGCGGAAAACTTGAGTATTGGACAACTCTTTGCCTTTAACTCGATGAATGGTAATTTTCTCGGGTTTATTGGTAGTTTGATTAGTTTTGTCGATGAATTTACTCGTGCGAAAACGGCAACTCAACGCTTAACCGAAGTTATAGACACCACTCCAGAAAATAAAGGCGATGGGAAAAGACCTTTCGCTAATCTTCCTGGAGATGCTGACATTGTTTGTACAGATGTGAACTTTCACTATGCTGGTCGGCTTGACTTGCTACAGGACTTTTCACTAACAATTCCCGGTGGTAAAGTTATCGCCCTCATCGGTAAGTCTGGTTGTGGTAAAAGTTCTTTAGCTAAAGTGATTGCTGGTTTATATCCACTGGAATCTGGCAATATCCGCATTGGAATTTATAACCTGAATGATCTTTCTCTTGATTGTCTACGTCAGCAGGTGATTCTTGTTCCCCAAGATGCTCACTTTTGGAGCCGTTCTATTGTAGAAAACTTTCGCCTAGGAACGCCCTACGTTACTTTTGAGCAGATTGTCAGAGCTTGTGAAATTGCTCATGCTGATGATTTTATTAGTAGACTTCCTGACAAATATCAAACTATTTTAGGGGAATTTGGCGCAAATATTTCAGGTGGACAACGTCAACGATTGGCGATCGCACGAGCCATTGTCACAGATCCACCAATCCTGATTTTAGATGAATCTACTTCTGGACTCGACCCAGTGAGTGAAGCACAGGTGCTAGATAGATTGTTTGAGCACCGTCGCGGTAAAACGACAATTTTGATTACCCACCGTCCTAAGATAGTTAATCGCGCTGATTGGATTGTCCTGTTGGATCAGGGTAAGTTGAAACTTCAAGGTTCTTTGGAGGAGTTACATTCAAAATCAGGGGATCATATGGATTTTTTAATTCCTTGA
- a CDS encoding CHASE2 domain-containing protein translates to MYPSMWKKVKEEIFVWRLGASTGILIIGLVIIARLTGSLQALEWLAFDTFLRLRPSEPIDERILIVGINEDDIRSIKKYPVPDRDLAALLVKLQTYKPRVIGLDMYRNLPVPPGNPEMIAAFKDMRNLIAIEKVLPDKVEPTPYLSSEQIGFADQMTDTDGKLRRSLLATPTPKGYKFSLSLRLSETYLTHEGIALENGLRDRDTMRFANTELPRFLPNSGGYVKADAGGVQVLLNFKNGRERFRTVSLNDIKTGNFKPEWIRDRIVIIGMTASSVKDLISTSTIASTKTPPGRVYGVEIQAHETSQIISAVLDGRPLINAWTKEWEYIWIVGWGLVGIYFARLTKYPLINLLAVSIASINLIGSSYLLLLIWGCWVPVIPAMLVLTLNGVTLTALFQYNQTFQAKINARQIIIERTFETIHNGPLQTLAKALRRVRDGKDLPPDELLYELEKDLEKLNYELRGIYEFLQREPRNQENSLYIGSGIELNLQNPLHDILYQVYNYTLERDFPCFKTLKFKVRTFEPIEDRHLSVEQKQGVCRFLEEALCNVGKHALGLTRLEVIYENDNGWYTLRIKDNGLSMKSYEEGQGTRQFKYIAQQLKGKFTRSPVFPKGTLCELSWLASKKRWLLL, encoded by the coding sequence ATGTATCCCAGCATGTGGAAAAAAGTTAAAGAGGAAATTTTTGTTTGGCGCTTAGGTGCATCAACAGGAATTCTAATCATTGGGCTTGTGATCATAGCCCGTCTGACTGGTTCATTACAAGCTTTGGAATGGCTAGCTTTTGATACTTTTCTACGTCTGCGTCCATCAGAACCTATTGATGAACGAATTCTGATTGTGGGAATTAATGAAGATGATATCCGCAGTATAAAAAAATATCCCGTACCAGATAGGGACTTGGCAGCGCTACTGGTAAAGTTGCAGACGTACAAGCCCAGAGTCATCGGTCTTGATATGTATAGAAACTTGCCAGTTCCTCCAGGTAACCCTGAGATGATTGCTGCATTCAAAGACATGAGAAATTTGATTGCTATTGAAAAAGTTTTACCAGATAAAGTCGAGCCAACACCCTATTTGTCTTCTGAACAAATTGGTTTTGCGGATCAAATGACGGATACAGACGGTAAACTCAGACGTAGCCTGCTGGCAACGCCAACGCCTAAAGGATACAAATTTTCTTTGTCTTTACGTTTATCAGAAACTTATTTAACCCATGAAGGTATCGCCCTGGAGAATGGCTTACGCGATCGCGATACTATGAGATTTGCTAACACTGAGTTACCCCGCTTTTTACCCAACTCTGGGGGATATGTCAAAGCAGATGCAGGTGGGGTTCAAGTTTTACTGAATTTTAAGAACGGTCGAGAGCGATTTAGAACAGTTAGTCTGAATGATATCAAAACGGGAAACTTTAAGCCAGAGTGGATACGCGATCGCATTGTCATTATTGGCATGACTGCTTCTAGCGTAAAAGACCTGATCTCAACTTCCACAATTGCATCTACCAAAACCCCACCAGGACGAGTTTATGGAGTAGAAATTCAAGCTCATGAAACTTCCCAGATTATCAGTGCAGTACTTGACGGACGACCACTCATAAATGCATGGACAAAAGAGTGGGAATATATTTGGATTGTAGGTTGGGGTTTAGTAGGAATTTATTTCGCCAGACTCACTAAATATCCGTTAATAAATCTTTTGGCTGTTAGTATTGCTAGCATTAACCTTATAGGAAGTAGTTATTTGCTGCTACTCATTTGGGGTTGCTGGGTTCCAGTGATACCAGCAATGCTAGTGTTGACTTTAAATGGTGTAACACTCACCGCTTTGTTTCAATATAACCAAACTTTTCAAGCTAAAATTAATGCTCGTCAAATAATAATTGAACGCACATTTGAAACAATTCATAATGGACCATTACAAACTCTGGCTAAAGCTTTGAGACGTGTCAGAGACGGGAAAGATTTGCCACCAGACGAATTACTTTACGAACTTGAAAAAGATTTGGAGAAATTAAACTATGAGCTACGGGGCATCTATGAGTTTTTGCAACGAGAACCGCGAAATCAAGAGAATAGTCTTTATATTGGCAGTGGTATAGAACTCAATTTACAAAACCCTCTTCACGACATTCTCTATCAAGTTTACAACTATACCTTAGAGCGAGACTTTCCCTGTTTTAAAACTCTCAAGTTCAAAGTCCGTACCTTTGAGCCAATAGAAGATAGACATTTGAGTGTCGAACAAAAGCAAGGTGTGTGCCGATTTCTGGAAGAAGCTTTGTGCAATGTCGGCAAACACGCCCTAGGACTAACCCGTCTAGAGGTGATTTACGAAAATGACAATGGCTGGTACACCCTGAGGATTAAAGATAACGGACTAAGTATGAAATCATACGAAGAAGGTCAAGGAACGCGGCAGTTTAAGTATATTGCTCAACAACTCAAAGGCAAATTTACACGATCGCCTGTTTTTCCCAAAGGCACTCTTTGCGAATTATCTTGGCTGGCGTCAAAAAAGCGATGGCTACTCTTGTAA
- a CDS encoding CHAT domain-containing protein — MFPRLVDDQATAELMKRFYRGMLQEKLTPAAALRQAQVEMSQIPQWSSPYYWAAFVLQGDWGFASWRSLTLCSFYKNSDRLCSFYKNSDHFIIDRSLCVVFTRVAIAFLTPAKIIRKECLWEKQAIV; from the coding sequence ATGTTCCCCCGCTTGGTTGACGACCAAGCAACAGCAGAGTTGATGAAACGGTTTTATCGGGGGATGTTGCAGGAAAAGTTAACACCTGCGGCAGCTTTAAGACAAGCACAGGTGGAGATGTCGCAGATACCGCAGTGGAGTTCTCCTTATTATTGGGCGGCTTTTGTGCTTCAGGGTGACTGGGGTTTTGCAAGCTGGCGATCGCTCACTTTGTGTAGTTTTTACAAGAATAGCGATCGCTTGTGTAGTTTTTACAAGAATAGCGATCACTTTATCATTGATCGCTCACTTTGTGTAGTCTTTACAAGAGTAGCCATCGCTTTTTTGACGCCAGCCAAGATAATTCGCAAAGAGTGCCTTTGGGAAAAACAGGCGATCGTGTAA
- a CDS encoding CTB family bacteriocin: protein MSNDITSKNCELLTELSEQEQEVVSGGRSRSSFELRDFFFQRTNVRSFANSGFNALQSGASLSDQSGYMYSQTTLAIGSLFMGSGRSRRSRGLSGNNFLSFLLYTLLHS, encoded by the coding sequence ATGTCTAACGATATCACATCTAAGAATTGTGAATTGCTAACAGAGTTGTCTGAGCAAGAACAGGAGGTTGTATCAGGTGGACGTTCACGTTCATCATTTGAGTTACGCGATTTTTTCTTTCAAAGGACAAACGTAAGAAGTTTTGCAAATAGCGGCTTTAATGCTTTGCAGAGTGGCGCTTCCCTCTCAGATCAAAGTGGATATATGTATTCACAAACTACTCTCGCAATTGGTTCTTTGTTTATGGGTAGTGGACGCAGCCGTAGATCAAGAGGTTTGAGTGGTAATAATTTCTTATCTTTCTTGCTTTACACTCTTTTGCACTCTTGA
- a CDS encoding ribonuclease Z, with amino-acid sequence MEITFLGTSSGVPTRSRNVSSVALRLPQRAQMWLFDCGEGTQHQILRSDLRVSQLSRIFITHMHGDHIFGLMGLLASCGLAGNVQRVDIYGPPGLNDYLQAASRYSHTHFSYPVKVHAVRPGVIYEDDEFIVSCGFLHHRVTSFGYRVLEKDRPGRFDVEKAKTLEIPPGRIYGQLKRGEVVTLADGRVIDGKELCGPTEIGRKIAYCTDTLYCDGAVELAQDADVLIHEATFAHQDAEMAFQRLHSTTTMAAQTALAAGVNRLIMTHFSPRYAPGNEIELKDLLEEARAIFPNTNMAYDFMTYEVPRRRDKELKKAEAMA; translated from the coding sequence GTGGAGATAACATTTCTAGGGACGAGTTCCGGTGTACCTACGCGATCGCGCAATGTTTCCAGTGTCGCCCTGAGGTTACCACAACGTGCTCAGATGTGGTTATTCGACTGTGGTGAAGGAACTCAGCATCAAATTTTGCGGAGTGATCTTAGAGTCAGCCAACTCTCCCGAATTTTTATCACCCATATGCACGGCGATCATATTTTTGGCTTAATGGGTCTTCTCGCCAGTTGTGGCTTAGCAGGAAATGTACAACGCGTTGATATCTATGGCCCACCCGGATTAAATGACTACCTACAAGCCGCCTCGCGCTACTCCCACACCCACTTTTCTTATCCGGTCAAAGTTCATGCCGTACGTCCAGGCGTGATTTACGAAGATGATGAATTCATTGTAAGCTGTGGTTTTTTGCATCATCGCGTTACTAGTTTTGGCTACCGTGTTTTAGAGAAAGACCGACCAGGACGTTTTGATGTAGAGAAAGCCAAAACATTGGAAATTCCACCCGGTCGCATTTACGGTCAACTCAAACGTGGTGAAGTCGTAACCCTTGCAGATGGACGGGTGATTGACGGTAAAGAACTGTGTGGACCGACAGAAATTGGACGCAAAATTGCCTATTGTACAGATACACTTTATTGTGACGGTGCAGTCGAATTGGCACAGGATGCAGATGTGTTAATTCATGAGGCGACATTCGCCCATCAAGATGCAGAAATGGCTTTTCAACGGTTACATTCCACAACCACAATGGCAGCACAAACTGCTTTAGCTGCTGGGGTAAATCGACTCATCATGACACATTTTAGTCCTCGGTATGCCCCCGGAAATGAAATAGAGTTAAAAGATTTACTTGAGGAAGCTCGTGCTATTTTTCCCAATACTAATATGGCATATGATTTTATGACTTATGAAGTACCTAGACGGCGGGATAAAGAATTAAAAAAGGCGGAGGCTATGGCTTAA
- a CDS encoding GumC family protein: protein MSLEHRKIIITSPQSKVKGRKLSTILFRRRLQILGVSGVVMSVASVLALSAKPTYQSTIQILVNSKLNEGVRSSHTQQGAESNFTNTNLDIINDMTQQKLMLSSNLIQKAVNLLRFEYPDLTVEHIKGNKGQQAALVVTPLQAQTGDNKVMNQVFEVSFKDNDPVRAEKVLKSLQKVYQEDNIEQRKQSLSKGLTFLKKRLSEVKNKMIQADKNLEQFRKKNHLLDPQLQGKILLESLADITKQLRTTRAHLKDLQARYDNLKKQLSSLPKNAIVSFRLSQSTRYQTLLNEIQKTDLALAQERLRYTDNYPEVQKLIQQRRTLAALLQEEIRRTLGDKDMQAISDTLFQKKPLDTEISSGTQELQQTTRQVGEADLKLMQDLTQVQTAILGLRANEKSLADSQEQIRAELSKYPSLIAQYNRLLPEVETNRKTLEQLTAAQQSLGLMIAQGGSDFQVLEQPQVENYLDSNKLSILLAGVLLAPILGIGTALISESKDVISSPQELQRLTNLRLLGTVPQLSQLSTKKRSFRRSLRRVITHFSSQAISDEKHFNVYGLLPSHETLDMAYQNIHISKSCVRHKSVMVTSAMSGEGKSTLALGLAVSAARMHQRVLLIDANLRQPNLHKILGLTNDWGLSLLLVEERNSEVLEYIQPIHPSIDVLTAGPTLEDTVKLLSSARMKELLEFFEQTYDLVLIDTSPILGTVDATILASLCNQIVMVGRMGQVTCNKLIQATEILSNLNLIGIIANGTNW, encoded by the coding sequence ATGAGTCTGGAACACAGAAAAATAATTATTACTTCTCCACAAAGCAAAGTTAAAGGCAGAAAACTCTCTACAATTCTGTTTCGCCGACGCTTGCAAATCTTAGGTGTTTCTGGCGTAGTCATGTCGGTTGCAAGCGTTCTGGCTTTAAGTGCAAAACCGACATATCAAAGTACTATACAAATACTAGTAAATTCTAAGCTAAATGAAGGGGTACGCTCAAGTCATACCCAACAGGGAGCAGAAAGCAATTTTACTAATACTAATCTTGACATTATTAACGACATGACTCAGCAAAAGCTTATGCTGAGTTCCAACTTGATTCAAAAAGCAGTTAATTTGCTTCGTTTTGAGTATCCAGATTTGACAGTTGAACATATAAAAGGTAATAAAGGTCAACAAGCAGCTTTAGTGGTTACGCCATTACAGGCACAGACAGGGGACAACAAAGTGATGAATCAAGTCTTTGAAGTTTCTTTCAAAGACAACGATCCAGTCAGAGCAGAAAAGGTTCTGAAATCTCTACAAAAGGTATATCAGGAAGATAACATAGAGCAACGAAAACAGAGTCTTTCCAAAGGGCTTACTTTTCTCAAAAAAAGATTGTCCGAAGTCAAAAATAAAATGATTCAAGCGGATAAAAATTTGGAACAGTTTCGCAAAAAAAATCATTTACTCGATCCGCAGCTACAAGGCAAAATTCTTCTTGAATCTCTTGCTGACATCACAAAACAGCTAAGAACCACCCGTGCACACCTTAAAGACTTACAAGCTCGTTACGACAACTTAAAAAAACAATTGTCGTCCTTACCTAAAAATGCTATTGTCTCCTTTCGTCTGAGTCAGTCAACCCGTTATCAAACACTACTTAATGAGATTCAAAAGACTGATTTAGCTTTAGCTCAAGAACGGTTACGTTATACAGATAACTATCCAGAAGTCCAAAAACTGATACAGCAGCGACGAACTCTAGCCGCGCTTTTGCAAGAAGAGATTCGACGAACGCTGGGAGACAAAGATATGCAAGCGATATCAGATACTTTATTTCAAAAAAAGCCGTTGGATACAGAAATATCGTCTGGTACGCAAGAACTACAACAGACTACAAGGCAAGTAGGAGAAGCTGACTTGAAGCTGATGCAAGACTTGACTCAGGTACAGACAGCAATCTTAGGGCTGCGTGCCAATGAAAAGAGTCTTGCTGACTCACAAGAGCAAATTCGTGCTGAACTAAGCAAATACCCAAGTTTAATAGCACAGTACAACCGTCTGCTACCAGAAGTAGAAACGAATCGCAAAACACTTGAGCAACTCACGGCAGCACAACAATCTCTAGGATTGATGATCGCTCAAGGAGGATCTGATTTCCAAGTCTTGGAACAACCTCAAGTAGAAAACTATCTAGATAGCAACAAGCTATCTATATTACTTGCAGGAGTGCTCTTAGCACCGATTTTAGGTATTGGCACAGCCCTGATATCAGAATCCAAGGATGTTATCTCTTCTCCACAAGAGTTACAGAGGCTGACAAACCTTCGTTTATTAGGGACAGTCCCACAATTATCACAGCTGAGTACAAAAAAGAGGTCGTTTCGCCGATCCTTGCGACGAGTCATAACTCATTTCTCATCACAAGCCATATCTGACGAAAAGCACTTCAACGTCTACGGCTTGTTACCCTCCCACGAAACGCTGGATATGGCGTACCAAAACATTCACATATCAAAGTCTTGTGTTCGCCACAAATCTGTGATGGTTACTTCAGCAATGTCTGGAGAAGGCAAGTCAACTTTGGCGCTGGGACTTGCAGTCAGTGCTGCCCGTATGCATCAACGGGTTTTATTAATTGATGCCAACCTGCGACAGCCAAATCTGCACAAAATTTTGGGATTAACCAATGATTGGGGTCTATCCTTGTTGTTAGTTGAGGAAAGAAATTCCGAAGTTTTGGAATACATCCAGCCTATTCATCCCTCCATTGATGTTTTGACTGCTGGACCGACACTTGAAGATACAGTTAAGCTATTAAGTTCTGCACGGATGAAAGAATTGTTGGAATTTTTCGAGCAAACTTATGACCTCGTGCTTATAGATACTTCTCCTATTCTCGGCACAGTTGATGCCACAATCCTGGCATCTCTTTGCAATCAGATTGTTATGGTAGGGCGGATGGGGCAGGTAACCTGCAACAAACTCATTCAAGCTACAGAAATCTTGAGTAACTTGAATCTGATTGGGATTATTGCTAATGGAACGAACTGGTAA
- a CDS encoding CTB family bacteriocin, producing the protein MSQLFTDLSAEQQEIVAGGQGLDALTKDLSQFNALAAIRQVGTAAGPGGAATASQTAFQQLASLGISELTVKI; encoded by the coding sequence ATGTCTCAACTATTTACCGATTTATCCGCAGAGCAACAAGAAATCGTAGCTGGTGGTCAAGGTCTGGATGCCTTAACTAAAGACCTCAGCCAATTTAATGCCTTGGCTGCAATTAGACAAGTAGGAACTGCTGCAGGTCCTGGTGGCGCTGCAACAGCGTCTCAGACAGCCTTCCAACAACTTGCTAGCCTTGGTATAAGTGAGCTTACAGTAAAGATCTAA
- a CDS encoding HlyD family efflux transporter periplasmic adaptor subunit gives MLYGHNQKLLPSIQTDEFLPPISPWTSMAGMFLVGTVGTAIGVSSWVKYNVTVKAPATVRPVGDTRLVQPEMEGTVKSIFVKENQLVKQGDAIARLDDEQLLIKKSQLQGNLEQGRLQLIQMYAQIKSLEVQILAEKRVIDRTVASAKADLERNQREYQERQITTTNELLVAQASFEKAQTDVHKAHADLEFAKVDRDRYKQLSEIGAIARREFEQKKLAVEQVKAILEGEQKAVDIAKARVKSAEAALNPSTAMIKIASERIAQETAKGESTIATLRREREALKQRQVEVQSQLNQSQKEIQQLDTQLKSSIVRATSDGTILKLNLRNPGQVVRPGEAIAEIVPQNAPLVIKTMVSAADIKKVEVGQKVQLRVDACPYPDYGTLNGVVSAISPDAMTPQANNTGSTTGTTPAVGYFEATVKPQARKFGQHQHQCSIQAGMDAKADIISKEETALQFLLRKARLITDL, from the coding sequence ATGCTCTACGGTCACAATCAAAAACTCCTCCCTAGTATTCAAACTGACGAGTTTCTTCCCCCTATTAGTCCGTGGACATCAATGGCTGGAATGTTTCTTGTTGGGACTGTTGGTACTGCAATTGGCGTATCTTCATGGGTGAAATACAATGTTACGGTGAAAGCTCCAGCAACTGTGCGTCCTGTGGGAGACACCCGACTGGTGCAGCCGGAAATGGAAGGTACTGTTAAAAGTATCTTTGTCAAAGAAAATCAGCTTGTTAAGCAGGGAGATGCGATCGCCCGCCTTGATGATGAGCAACTACTCATCAAAAAGAGCCAGTTGCAAGGTAATCTCGAACAAGGTAGGTTACAACTCATTCAAATGTATGCCCAAATCAAGAGTTTAGAAGTTCAGATTCTCGCTGAAAAGAGAGTTATAGACAGAACAGTTGCTTCTGCTAAAGCAGATTTGGAACGCAATCAACGGGAGTATCAAGAGCGTCAAATTACAACAACAAACGAATTGCTAGTAGCACAAGCAAGTTTTGAAAAAGCACAGACGGATGTGCACAAAGCTCATGCTGATTTAGAGTTTGCTAAAGTAGATCGCGATCGATACAAACAGCTTTCAGAAATCGGAGCGATCGCTCGGCGTGAATTTGAACAGAAAAAACTCGCTGTTGAGCAGGTAAAAGCAATATTAGAGGGTGAACAAAAAGCTGTTGACATTGCTAAAGCTAGGGTAAAATCAGCCGAAGCTGCACTCAATCCCAGTACAGCAATGATTAAGATTGCCTCTGAACGTATTGCCCAAGAAACTGCCAAAGGTGAATCAACTATTGCCACTTTGAGAAGAGAAAGAGAAGCTTTAAAGCAGCGACAAGTTGAAGTGCAAAGTCAACTCAACCAATCTCAAAAAGAAATTCAACAACTTGATACTCAATTAAAAAGTAGCATTGTTCGTGCAACAAGTGACGGAACAATTCTCAAGCTAAACTTACGAAACCCTGGTCAGGTAGTACGACCGGGCGAAGCTATTGCTGAAATTGTTCCTCAGAATGCTCCACTGGTCATCAAAACAATGGTCTCTGCTGCTGATATTAAAAAAGTCGAAGTTGGTCAAAAAGTACAACTGCGAGTTGATGCTTGTCCCTACCCTGATTATGGTACTCTCAATGGTGTTGTCAGCGCCATTTCTCCAGACGCAATGACACCTCAAGCTAACAATACAGGTAGCACAACTGGAACAACGCCTGCTGTTGGCTATTTTGAAGCTACAGTTAAACCCCAGGCGCGAAAATTTGGTCAACATCAGCATCAATGCTCTATCCAAGCAGGAATGGATGCCAAAGCTGATATTATTTCCAAAGAAGAAACAGCCCTGCAATTCTTGCTGAGAAAAGCGAGGCTAATAACAGATTTATGA